The stretch of DNA CGCGGAGCTCAAGCTCGGCAAGCGGATCGAGTACGACGTGCGGGCGAACTGGAAGCAGGTCGTGGAGAACTTCATGGAGTGCTACCACTGCGCCACGATCCACCCGGAGCTGACCGAAGTGCTGCCGGAGTTCGCCGACGGCCTGGCCGCGCAGTACTTCGTGGGCCACGGCGCGGAATTCGGCGAGAACATCGAGGGCTTCACCGTCGACGGATCGGCAGGGCTCGACCGGATCCCGGGCGTGGACGAGGAGCAGGACCGGCGCTACTACGCGATCACGGTGCGGCCCCAGGTGTTCATCAACCTGGTTCCCGATCACGTGGTTTTCCACCGCATGTTCCCGGTCGCGGTCGACCGCACGATCATCCGGTGCGACTGGCTGTACCTGCCGGAGGTCGTCGACTCGGGCACCGACATCGATCGTTCGGTGGAGCTGTTCCACCGGGTCAACCAGCAGGACTTCGACGCGTGCGAGCGGTGCCAGCTGTCGATGGACTCCCGCTCCTACGAGCGGGGCGGCGTGCTGGTTCCCAGCGAGCACCACATCGGTGAGTTCCACGACTGGGTGCGCCAGCGGGTCGGTTGAGCCGGGAAGCGCGGCCCCGTGCGGACCTTCTCCGTCCGCACGGGGCCGCGCGAAGCACTACTGCCGCGGTTGTTCCAGCGGAACACCGTCGTCGGACAACGGCGGTGGCGGCAACTCCGAACTGGAGGTCAGCGGAGCGGCACCCGCCAGCGGACGCCCGGCCTGCTCGGTCAGGAAATGGGTGCTGACCAGCCCGACGACACCTGCGCCGACGAGGTAGTACCCCGGCCAGTCGAGGTTGCCGGTCGTCGTCGCCGCGGCCTCGATGATCGTCGGTGCGGTGCCCGCGAACAGCGACACCGAAACGTTGAAGATGACCGCCAGGCTGCTGTAGCGGATCATCGTGGGAAACAGCGCGGGCAGCGTCGACGGCGACACCGCCGCGAAGCACATCAGCGGCATCCCGATCAGCAGCAAGCCGACGATCTGGCCCACCAGCCCCTCCCGGAGCAACCACACGGCGGGCAGCCCGAGGAAGATCAAGGCCATGCTTCCCGTCATCAGCAAGGGTTTTCGCCCGATGCGGTCGCTGAGCCGCCCGACCGACACGATCACGCAGAGCATCAGCACCATGACGGCCACTTGCAGCGCGGTCGCCAGCGCCTCGCTGGTGCCGCTCTCGCCGTGGC from Saccharopolyspora sp. SCSIO 74807 encodes:
- a CDS encoding aromatic ring-hydroxylating dioxygenase subunit alpha, which encodes MTTGELSASAEDTSLPESLRETLAGHYYTDPSIFRAEQESIFEAGWFCAVLGADLARPGQYETVQIGRESVLVTRARDGSINAFLNVCRHRGARLCTEQQGEVRRSFQCLYHAWTYGLDGKLVSAPNLTSMPDIDRGEFGLHRVHVREWLGYVWLCLADEPPSFADTVIGDVANRLGTPDAIVGYQVAELKLGKRIEYDVRANWKQVVENFMECYHCATIHPELTEVLPEFADGLAAQYFVGHGAEFGENIEGFTVDGSAGLDRIPGVDEEQDRRYYAITVRPQVFINLVPDHVVFHRMFPVAVDRTIIRCDWLYLPEVVDSGTDIDRSVELFHRVNQQDFDACERCQLSMDSRSYERGGVLVPSEHHIGEFHDWVRQRVG